The following coding sequences lie in one Candidatus Eremiobacterota bacterium genomic window:
- the infA gene encoding translation initiation factor IF-1: MRNRNRKSKPRTPKVTAPQSVKEAPIEVFGSIKQVFPSTTFSVELDNGHVVLAHIAGRLRRHRIKILPGDRVEIEISPYDLTKGRIVYRYRAGEERRTSQRSEQQTP; encoded by the coding sequence ATTCGCAATCGCAACCGGAAATCAAAGCCGCGCACCCCGAAGGTCACCGCTCCCCAAAGTGTCAAGGAAGCGCCCATCGAAGTCTTCGGCAGCATCAAACAAGTCTTCCCGAGCACGACGTTCTCCGTCGAGCTGGACAACGGCCACGTCGTCTTGGCGCATATCGCCGGACGCCTACGCCGCCACCGAATCAAGATTCTTCCCGGAGACCGCGTGGAGATCGAGATTTCGCCCTACGACTTAACGAAGGGCCGAATCGTCTACCGCTATCGCGCCGGAGAAGAGCGCCGGACCTCGCAAAGGTCCGAACAACAAACACCATAG
- a CDS encoding FHA domain-containing protein, translating to MYLLEVLSGPLDGKTWPFEREITIGRDDALAEACLALDRYVSREHARLEIEAEAIRLVDLRSRNGTRLGGHTVVGEVPLPVGVPFVVGRTVLRVTRA from the coding sequence ATGTACCTGCTCGAAGTGCTGAGCGGTCCCCTCGACGGCAAAACCTGGCCGTTCGAGCGTGAGATCACGATCGGCCGCGACGACGCGCTCGCCGAGGCGTGCCTGGCCCTCGATCGCTACGTCTCGCGTGAGCACGCCCGCCTCGAGATCGAGGCCGAGGCGATTCGCCTCGTCGACCTTCGCAGCCGAAACGGCACGCGGCTCGGCGGCCATACGGTCGTCGGCGAGGTGCCGCTGCCCGTCGGCGTTCCCTTCGTAGTGGGACGAACCGTCCTCCGGGTGACGCGCGCGTAA
- a CDS encoding pantoate--beta-alanine ligase, with the protein MAAISRARELFAASPRPLGFVPTMGALHEGHLALVARARERCAALGASVFVNPLQFGAGEDLARYPRDIERDCAQLTAAGVDVLFVPDAGEMYPAGFAAAVDVGPLGDVFEGALRPGHFRGVATVIAKLLNIVRPDTLILGQKDAQQIAVVRRLVADLDFGVAIDIAPTVREPDGLAMSSRNAYLDRAQRAQAPSLYRALVATRDALERGEPKREATAAGRAALSASAQLDYLDLVDAQTFDTLEEPRESAIIVAAARFGATRLIDNLWLRRPSTSSG; encoded by the coding sequence GTGGCTGCCATTTCGCGCGCGCGCGAGCTCTTCGCCGCGTCGCCGCGACCGCTTGGTTTTGTGCCGACCATGGGTGCGCTGCACGAAGGGCACCTCGCGCTCGTCGCACGAGCGCGCGAGCGGTGCGCGGCTCTCGGCGCGTCGGTCTTCGTCAATCCATTGCAGTTCGGGGCCGGGGAAGATCTCGCCCGATATCCGCGCGATATCGAGCGGGACTGCGCTCAACTCACGGCTGCCGGCGTCGACGTGCTGTTCGTGCCCGATGCCGGCGAAATGTATCCGGCCGGCTTCGCCGCCGCGGTCGACGTGGGCCCACTCGGCGACGTCTTCGAGGGCGCGCTTCGGCCCGGGCACTTTCGCGGGGTGGCGACCGTGATCGCCAAGCTGCTCAACATCGTGCGCCCCGACACCTTGATATTGGGGCAGAAGGACGCGCAGCAGATCGCGGTCGTGCGGCGCTTGGTCGCCGATCTCGATTTCGGCGTCGCAATCGACATCGCACCGACGGTGCGCGAGCCCGACGGACTGGCGATGTCGAGCCGCAACGCCTATCTGGACCGAGCGCAGCGCGCACAAGCGCCCAGTCTCTATCGTGCTCTGGTGGCAACCCGCGACGCGCTCGAGCGCGGAGAGCCCAAACGCGAGGCGACCGCCGCCGGCAGAGCCGCGCTGAGCGCTTCGGCGCAGCTCGACTACCTCGACCTCGTCGATGCGCAGACATTCGATACGCTCGAGGAACCGCGCGAGTCCGCCATTATTGTCGCCGCCGCCCGATTTGGGGCGACGCGCCTGATCGATAACCTGTGGTTACGCCGTCCTTCGACAAGCTCAGGATGA